In one window of Leifsonia sp. NPDC080035 DNA:
- a CDS encoding ATP-dependent Clp protease ATP-binding subunit, translated as MPENFSPESGGDNSFDEFLARYLAGERARAARSIDISRFLSRRAQELLADAGRFALEHGHRELDSLHILRVMARQEPAADAMRRIGVDPERVAAAAERRLPATGDPIDADGASITASAQRALFHAYQVARASGSTYIDPEHLFFALVIGQDAPAGQVLQAAGVTADALTSAMRQGATVDAGDAGPATEGGDSTTPMLDKFGTDLTALAREGKLDPVIGRLDEIEQTVEILSRRTKNNPVLVGEAGVGKTAIVEGLARAIVAGDVPEQLRDKTVVALDLAGMVAGTRYRGDFEERLTTLMDEISDGKDELIVFIDELHTVVGAGGSGESGGMDAGNILKPRLARGDLHLVGATTLKEYRRIEKDPALERRFQPVQVGEPSVEDAVLILDGLRDAYEEHHGVTYTPEAVRAAVELSDRYISDRFLPDKAIDLIDQAGARLRLSLGKRVDASELMQKLATLESEKNSAVAAEHYEEASRLRDEIEEVQRAIDSVGSAPHPEAIVDEAEIAAIVSRATGIPVSRIGEADRERLAALESELHERVIGQDDAVTAVAKAVRRSRTGLGDERRPVGSFLFLGPTGVGKTELAKSLAASLFGDERSMIRFDMSEFGERHTVARLVGAPPGYVGYDEAGQLTERVRRNPYSVILFDEIEKAHPDVFNLLLQVLDDGRLTDGQGRTVDFRNAVVIMTSNLGSEFLASRSGALGFVAAGSDGFSSDEDIRNRVMGKLREAMRPEFLNRIDEIVLFRKLDAVQLRSIVRLLLNATSARLAARGIRFEATDAAIQWIADAGYEPEYGARPLRRVIQREVDDRVADLLVAGSVSEGGTIVVDAADGALIVRPQEVLATAA; from the coding sequence GTGCCTGAGAACTTCTCTCCCGAGAGCGGCGGCGACAACTCGTTCGACGAGTTCCTCGCGCGCTATCTCGCGGGCGAGCGTGCGCGCGCCGCGCGCTCCATCGACATCAGCCGCTTCCTCAGCCGGCGCGCGCAGGAGCTGCTCGCCGACGCCGGGCGCTTCGCGCTCGAGCACGGCCACCGCGAGCTGGATTCGCTGCACATCCTGCGCGTCATGGCTCGTCAGGAGCCGGCGGCCGACGCGATGCGACGCATCGGTGTCGACCCCGAGCGCGTGGCCGCAGCGGCCGAGCGCCGCCTGCCCGCCACCGGTGACCCGATCGACGCCGACGGCGCCTCCATCACCGCGTCCGCGCAGCGCGCGCTCTTCCACGCCTACCAGGTAGCCCGCGCCTCCGGCAGCACCTACATCGACCCCGAGCACCTCTTCTTCGCGCTCGTGATCGGGCAGGACGCCCCCGCCGGCCAGGTGCTGCAGGCCGCGGGCGTCACCGCGGACGCGCTCACCAGCGCCATGCGCCAGGGAGCGACGGTGGACGCCGGCGACGCCGGGCCGGCCACCGAGGGCGGCGACTCCACGACCCCGATGCTCGACAAGTTCGGCACCGACCTGACCGCGCTCGCGCGCGAGGGCAAGCTGGACCCGGTCATCGGCCGGCTCGACGAGATCGAGCAGACCGTCGAGATCCTCTCCCGCCGGACGAAGAACAACCCCGTGCTGGTCGGCGAGGCCGGCGTCGGCAAGACAGCGATCGTCGAGGGCCTCGCCCGCGCGATCGTCGCCGGCGACGTGCCGGAGCAGCTGCGCGACAAGACGGTCGTCGCGCTCGACCTGGCCGGGATGGTCGCCGGTACCCGGTACCGCGGCGACTTCGAGGAGCGGCTCACCACGCTCATGGACGAGATCAGCGACGGCAAGGACGAGCTGATCGTGTTCATCGACGAGCTGCACACCGTTGTCGGCGCCGGAGGGTCCGGCGAGTCCGGCGGGATGGACGCGGGCAACATCCTGAAGCCCCGCCTGGCCCGCGGCGACCTGCACCTGGTCGGCGCGACCACGCTCAAGGAGTACCGCCGCATCGAGAAGGACCCGGCGCTGGAGCGCCGCTTCCAGCCGGTGCAGGTGGGCGAGCCGAGCGTCGAGGACGCGGTGCTCATCCTGGACGGGCTGCGCGACGCGTACGAGGAGCACCACGGCGTCACCTACACGCCGGAGGCGGTCCGCGCCGCGGTGGAGCTGTCCGACCGCTACATCTCCGACCGGTTCCTGCCGGACAAGGCGATCGACCTGATCGACCAGGCCGGCGCCAGGCTGCGCCTCTCGCTCGGCAAGCGCGTCGACGCCTCCGAGCTCATGCAGAAGCTGGCGACCCTCGAGTCCGAGAAGAACTCGGCCGTCGCCGCGGAGCACTACGAGGAGGCTTCGCGCCTGCGCGACGAGATCGAGGAGGTGCAGCGCGCGATCGACAGCGTCGGCAGCGCTCCGCACCCCGAAGCGATCGTGGACGAGGCGGAGATCGCGGCCATCGTGTCGCGTGCCACCGGCATCCCCGTCTCGCGCATCGGCGAGGCCGACCGTGAGCGTCTCGCCGCGCTGGAGTCGGAGCTGCACGAGCGCGTGATCGGCCAGGACGACGCGGTGACCGCGGTCGCCAAGGCCGTTCGCCGCAGCCGCACCGGGCTCGGCGACGAGCGCCGCCCCGTCGGTTCGTTCCTGTTCCTCGGCCCGACGGGCGTGGGAAAGACGGAGCTGGCCAAGTCGCTGGCGGCGTCGTTGTTCGGCGACGAACGCTCGATGATCCGCTTCGACATGAGCGAGTTCGGCGAGCGGCACACGGTCGCCCGCCTGGTCGGCGCCCCTCCCGGGTACGTCGGCTACGACGAGGCGGGCCAGCTGACCGAGCGCGTGCGCCGCAACCCGTACTCGGTGATCCTGTTCGACGAGATCGAGAAGGCGCACCCGGACGTGTTCAACCTGCTCCTGCAGGTGCTGGACGACGGCCGCCTCACCGACGGCCAGGGCCGCACGGTCGACTTCCGCAACGCGGTCGTCATCATGACCTCCAACCTCGGCTCGGAGTTCCTCGCCTCCCGCAGCGGGGCCCTCGGCTTCGTCGCGGCGGGGTCGGACGGCTTCTCGTCCGACGAGGACATCCGCAACCGGGTGATGGGCAAGCTCCGCGAGGCCATGCGGCCGGAGTTCCTGAACCGCATCGACGAGATCGTGCTGTTCCGGAAGCTGGACGCGGTGCAGCTGCGCTCGATCGTCCGCCTGCTGCTGAACGCGACCTCGGCCCGCCTGGCGGCCCGCGGCATCCGCTTCGAGGCCACCGACGCGGCCATCCAGTGGATCGCCGACGCGGGCTACGAGCCGGAGTACGGCGCCCGCCCGCTGCGCAGGGTCATCCAGCGCGAGGTGGACGACCGCGTCGCCGACCTGCTGGTCGCCGGCTCCGTGAGCGAGGGCGGCACGATCGTGGTCGACGCGGCCGACGGTGCGCTCATCGTCCGTCCCCAGGAGGTTCTCGCCACCGCGGCGTGA
- a CDS encoding type I restriction endonuclease, producing MDFAEVLAAMAQKVRNQRDAIHTEEATKNAFVMPFISTVLGYDVFNPLEVVPEFTADVGIKKGEKIDYAIMRDGEVQMLIECKKSNEALTIENASQLYRYFAVTNARVAILTNGETYQFYTDLDAPNRMDDKPFLVLDLLDIDDTLIPELRKLTKDAFDLDSIINAAGELKYIGQIKRSLGAQFREPDDEWVRFFTSRVYEGSITQRVRDQFTPLVAKATKQFLNDQVNERLKTALGSSNYATVDAAPQEAVSSHGPAQDDIHGDTEIETTLEELEGYQIVKAIACSEVKPQRIAQRDSKSYFAVLLDDNNRKPIARLHFNSKTKKYIGLFDVEKNETRYELGSLDEIYKYADDIRAAVRRYA from the coding sequence ATGGATTTCGCAGAAGTGCTCGCGGCGATGGCGCAAAAGGTGAGAAACCAGCGAGACGCGATTCACACCGAAGAGGCAACAAAGAACGCATTCGTGATGCCGTTCATCTCGACGGTCCTCGGTTACGACGTCTTCAACCCTCTCGAAGTGGTGCCCGAGTTCACTGCGGACGTTGGCATCAAGAAGGGCGAGAAGATCGACTACGCGATCATGCGCGATGGCGAGGTCCAGATGCTGATCGAATGCAAGAAGTCCAACGAAGCGCTGACGATCGAGAACGCCTCGCAGCTCTACCGCTATTTCGCAGTGACGAATGCCCGAGTGGCCATCCTCACGAACGGTGAAACCTACCAGTTCTACACGGACCTCGACGCACCGAACCGCATGGACGACAAGCCGTTCCTCGTGCTCGACCTGCTCGACATCGACGACACGCTCATTCCAGAGCTCAGAAAGCTGACGAAGGATGCGTTCGACCTCGATTCCATCATCAACGCCGCCGGTGAGCTCAAGTACATCGGCCAGATCAAGAGGTCGCTCGGCGCGCAGTTCCGCGAGCCTGACGACGAATGGGTGCGGTTCTTCACGAGCCGCGTGTACGAAGGCTCCATCACCCAGCGGGTTCGTGATCAGTTCACGCCCTTGGTCGCCAAGGCCACGAAGCAGTTCCTCAATGATCAGGTCAACGAACGGCTGAAGACGGCGCTCGGCAGTTCCAACTACGCCACCGTCGACGCCGCTCCGCAGGAAGCTGTCTCGAGTCATGGACCGGCTCAAGACGACATTCACGGGGACACCGAGATCGAGACGACGCTCGAAGAACTCGAGGGGTATCAGATCGTGAAGGCCATCGCATGTAGCGAGGTCAAGCCCCAGCGGATCGCGCAGCGCGATTCCAAGTCATACTTCGCCGTCCTCCTCGACGACAACAACAGAAAGCCGATCGCACGACTGCATTTCAATTCGAAGACGAAGAAGTACATCGGTCTCTTCGACGTCGAAAAGAACGAAACGCGTTACGAACTCGGCTCGCTCGACGAAATCTACAAGTACGCCGACGATATCCGCGCCGCCGTCCGCCGATACGCCTAG
- a CDS encoding transglycosylase domain-containing protein — protein sequence MPPQDRFPNSPRLQALDERIAPLKRFELRTPRTRNQAILQFLGLAVVAAVLMSLFFLPGFLGAGVAAAAGISDFNQLPSNLNIQQFAQNSTVYAKQGGKDVPIAQFYAQNRQDVSWNDVSQNVKDAVIAAEDPRYYSEGAVDVFGTVRGALSTVIGGDVQGGSSITQQYVKNVEVEKCEALTDQKKVQACYDDAAGVTLQRKVQEMRYAVGLEKKYSKQQILMGYLNVVGFGGQTYGIQAAAQYYFNTSAKNLTLPQAATLVAIVNNPANLRIDEPKNADNGAANGYKLTKERRDYVLDRMYVNRKITAADRDAAKKTPIQPVITPTTSGCTTAAKYNAAFFCDYVRDVILNDSAYGTTSDERWGTLNRGGLKIYTTLNLDLQAVAQQSLSKHIPASRPDIDLGASNVSVELGTGRIVTMVQNKSFNNTDQPVDGATAVNYNTDEAYGGSEGFQTGSTFKAFDLAGWLEGGHSLYESVDASQHTFPMSDFHSTCGDVSGPDWPVSNDEGSASRLSVMSATAESVNTAFAMMATQTDLCSILNAAKSLGVHTAKTGGTLNSYPSMILGTNNIAPLTMATAYAGIANGGQVCTPVAIDKVLNADGSPHKVSASTCTQGMPKNIAAGVSYALQGVMKDGTATSANPWDGTPIMGKTGTTDDSLQNWLITSTTKVAQATWVGNVSGDTPLRSLDFDGIGGGDVKFSIVEPIQAALDQLYGGDDFPEPDNSMLYGSQVTVPDVAGKSPAEAQKLLEGLGLTVQVDSTPVASDQPAGTVAGTDPSAGSDVDPGATVTIQVSSGQQTGSTAPPTGPPTPSSTPSPGKTDGSGGTGSGGGTGGGGTGTGGTGGTGTGGGNG from the coding sequence GTGCCCCCTCAGGACAGATTCCCCAACTCCCCGCGCCTTCAGGCCCTCGATGAGAGGATCGCGCCGCTGAAGCGGTTCGAGCTGCGCACTCCGCGCACCCGCAACCAGGCGATCCTGCAGTTCCTCGGGCTCGCCGTCGTCGCAGCGGTGCTCATGTCGCTGTTCTTCCTTCCGGGTTTCCTGGGAGCCGGGGTGGCCGCCGCGGCGGGCATCAGCGACTTCAACCAGCTGCCGTCGAACCTGAACATCCAGCAGTTCGCGCAGAACTCGACGGTGTACGCGAAGCAGGGCGGTAAGGATGTGCCGATCGCGCAGTTCTACGCGCAGAACCGGCAGGACGTGAGCTGGAACGACGTCTCCCAGAACGTCAAGGACGCGGTGATCGCCGCCGAGGATCCCCGCTACTACAGCGAGGGTGCCGTCGACGTGTTCGGCACCGTGCGCGGTGCGCTCTCGACCGTGATCGGCGGCGACGTGCAGGGCGGGTCCTCGATCACGCAGCAGTACGTCAAGAACGTCGAGGTCGAGAAGTGCGAGGCGCTCACCGACCAGAAGAAGGTGCAGGCCTGCTACGACGACGCGGCCGGCGTGACCCTGCAGCGCAAGGTGCAGGAGATGCGGTACGCGGTCGGGCTGGAGAAGAAGTACAGCAAGCAGCAGATCCTGATGGGGTACCTGAACGTCGTCGGCTTCGGCGGCCAGACCTACGGCATCCAGGCGGCGGCGCAGTATTACTTCAACACCTCGGCCAAGAACCTGACGCTGCCGCAGGCGGCGACGCTCGTCGCGATCGTGAACAACCCCGCGAACCTGCGCATCGACGAGCCGAAGAACGCGGACAACGGCGCCGCGAACGGCTACAAGCTCACCAAGGAACGACGCGACTACGTGCTCGACCGGATGTACGTGAACCGTAAGATCACGGCAGCAGACCGGGACGCGGCGAAGAAGACGCCCATCCAGCCGGTGATCACGCCGACCACCTCGGGCTGCACGACCGCCGCGAAGTACAACGCGGCCTTCTTCTGCGACTACGTGCGCGACGTGATCCTGAACGACTCGGCCTACGGCACGACCAGCGACGAGCGCTGGGGGACGCTGAACCGCGGCGGCCTCAAGATCTACACGACGCTGAACCTCGACCTGCAGGCCGTGGCGCAGCAGTCGCTCAGCAAGCACATCCCCGCCTCCCGTCCGGACATCGACCTGGGAGCGTCCAACGTCTCGGTGGAGCTCGGGACGGGACGAATCGTGACGATGGTCCAGAACAAGTCCTTCAACAACACCGACCAACCGGTCGACGGTGCGACCGCGGTGAACTACAACACCGACGAGGCGTACGGTGGCTCCGAGGGCTTCCAGACGGGATCCACGTTCAAGGCGTTCGACCTCGCCGGCTGGCTGGAGGGCGGCCACAGCCTGTACGAGTCCGTCGACGCCTCCCAGCACACCTTCCCGATGTCGGACTTCCACAGCACCTGCGGAGACGTGTCCGGGCCGGACTGGCCGGTGTCGAACGACGAGGGCTCCGCGAGCAGGCTGTCGGTGATGAGCGCGACCGCCGAATCGGTGAACACCGCGTTCGCGATGATGGCGACGCAGACCGACCTGTGCAGCATCCTGAACGCGGCCAAGTCGCTCGGCGTGCACACGGCGAAGACCGGAGGGACGCTGAATTCGTACCCGTCGATGATTCTCGGCACGAACAACATCGCGCCGCTGACCATGGCGACGGCGTACGCCGGCATCGCGAACGGCGGCCAGGTGTGCACGCCGGTCGCGATCGACAAGGTGCTGAACGCGGACGGCTCCCCGCACAAGGTGAGCGCGAGCACCTGCACGCAGGGGATGCCGAAGAACATCGCCGCGGGCGTCAGCTACGCGCTCCAGGGCGTGATGAAGGACGGCACCGCGACCAGCGCGAACCCCTGGGACGGCACGCCCATCATGGGCAAGACCGGCACGACCGACGACTCCCTGCAGAACTGGCTGATCACCTCGACCACCAAGGTCGCGCAGGCGACCTGGGTCGGCAACGTCTCCGGGGACACGCCGCTGCGCAGCCTCGACTTCGACGGGATCGGCGGCGGCGACGTCAAGTTCTCGATCGTCGAGCCGATCCAGGCGGCCCTCGACCAGCTCTACGGCGGGGACGACTTCCCCGAGCCGGACAACTCGATGCTGTACGGCAGCCAGGTGACCGTCCCCGACGTCGCCGGCAAGTCGCCCGCCGAGGCGCAGAAGCTGCTGGAGGGCCTGGGGCTGACCGTCCAGGTCGATTCGACCCCGGTCGCCAGCGACCAGCCGGCGGGCACGGTCGCGGGCACGGACCCCTCGGCGGGATCGGACGTCGACCCGGGAGCGACGGTGACCATCCAGGTCAGCTCCGGGCAGCAGACGGGGTCGACGGCGCCGCCCACCGGACCGCCGACGCCGAGCTCCACACCGTCGCCCGGAAAGACGGACGGCAGCGGCGGAACCGGTAGCGGCGGCGGCACCGGGGGTGGGGGCACCGGTACCGGCGGCACCGGCGGCACCGGCACCGGCGGCGGGAACGGCTAG
- a CDS encoding 3-methyladenine DNA glycosylase: MILLPPAEWRAREAAHAERADALTAGHRARAARGEKHPVEDFLFTYYSYSPGVLRRWHPGPGVELAEAAGEPRASWRWYAQGETPDGLVVDRVGMEREKAPMLGVVERILRSTASRPGQFGCFGLHEWAMVYRQDEHRHPVPLRLGQSGTDAVVESHELRCTHIDAFRFFTPDAVPRNRFAPTRETQPELEQPGCLHAGMDVYKWAMKLGPLVPGELLLDAFELARDIRLLDMQASPYDMRPWGADPVRIETPEGKAEYVRRQRGFADRANALRARILTAWLGTETARV, from the coding sequence GTGATCCTGCTTCCCCCCGCTGAGTGGCGCGCCCGCGAGGCCGCGCACGCCGAGCGCGCCGACGCCCTGACCGCCGGTCACCGCGCCCGCGCCGCGCGGGGCGAGAAACACCCGGTGGAGGATTTCCTCTTCACCTACTACTCGTACTCCCCCGGCGTCCTGCGCCGCTGGCATCCCGGCCCGGGCGTGGAGCTGGCCGAGGCGGCCGGCGAGCCGCGCGCATCCTGGCGCTGGTACGCGCAGGGCGAGACGCCCGACGGCCTCGTGGTCGATCGCGTCGGGATGGAGCGCGAGAAGGCGCCGATGCTGGGTGTCGTCGAGCGCATCCTGCGTTCGACCGCATCCCGCCCCGGCCAGTTCGGCTGCTTCGGGCTGCACGAGTGGGCGATGGTCTACCGGCAGGACGAGCACCGCCATCCCGTTCCGCTGCGCCTCGGCCAGTCGGGGACGGACGCCGTCGTCGAGTCGCACGAGCTGCGCTGCACCCACATCGACGCGTTCCGGTTCTTCACACCGGATGCCGTGCCGCGCAACCGCTTCGCGCCGACCCGCGAGACGCAGCCGGAGCTGGAGCAGCCGGGCTGCCTGCACGCGGGGATGGATGTGTACAAGTGGGCGATGAAGCTCGGCCCGCTGGTGCCGGGCGAGCTGCTGCTTGACGCGTTCGAGCTGGCGCGCGACATCCGGCTTCTCGACATGCAGGCCTCGCCCTACGACATGCGGCCGTGGGGCGCGGACCCGGTGCGGATCGAGACGCCCGAGGGCAAGGCGGAGTACGTCCGCCGCCAGCGCGGCTTCGCCGACCGCGCGAACGCGCTTCGGGCGCGCATCCTCACCGCCTGGCTCGGGACCGAGACGGCCCGGGTCTAG
- a CDS encoding tetratricopeptide repeat protein, translating into MVGNLLSAFAAGLTTIVFLVGFSSVRLRSQRDRAIAQSDSLTADLISAERDGRLVTDRDIQRTANAFSDATRLDPIGRWTVGFTWLVFALMVCLLMAAVVIFGPAVNLLELTMGKVAIAFVMVVAFATATVGTAEYQWVGRDLRARAARSLIGQVRKAIELRASGDFHAALHAANDIAKAVESWPWVYAFRSQLHEALGSRTRAVADIERALALDPASVWNRVARAELRMKEDDATGALDDLRSLGDRLPVEPTILRLLGSALNASGARAEAIQAFDRALALDPNDSDTRLSRGRVLSGGDDSTGHHELPDLLRTIVLDEGQRIAVEAVANTARRRLHENDLDTAIEDFSLVLQHDPDNVEALVYRGLARSRRGQVDESTADFECALSHAVRLPWVLETWGIAVRGRRELDAADELFSRSISAGGSRRNYMLRGLLRETRGKLDEARGDFESALAIEPNNRDVKAHCARVLGLLGSAERSEIEFRELTEKDPSDVHAFELWIRTLLQLKNADEALVISESALRENPFEARLYELRSRVYFALKRFGSALSDIESAEALGGEAALLALDRAACLAASGDMEAALAALSVVADAPSDYQFAALANRATLRREGGDVEGSLADFSSALLLRPEHPRLLISRGCLLLSEGRIEDARLDFDASIARDPDNYMAYYHRAQTREALHDPSGLLQDLDQMDRISGDPSKTYEFRGSAHFALKEWAQAASCYRRALETLEGDEALNIMSTLAAVYDNSGDFEDAEALLRQVVQRRPEPSERLRLGIALSQLGRSDDARREFVEVKEALGERAEEVFRANIVPGVLLEEAAVFSDWKSA; encoded by the coding sequence ATGGTTGGGAACTTGCTGAGCGCCTTCGCAGCTGGGCTTACGACGATCGTGTTCTTGGTCGGCTTCTCGTCAGTGCGGTTGCGTTCTCAGCGTGACAGGGCGATCGCGCAGTCCGATTCGTTGACCGCTGACCTTATCAGCGCCGAGCGTGACGGGCGCTTGGTCACCGATCGAGATATTCAGCGGACGGCTAATGCGTTTTCCGACGCGACCCGCCTGGACCCCATCGGTCGCTGGACGGTTGGATTCACCTGGCTCGTGTTCGCGCTGATGGTGTGTCTACTCATGGCTGCAGTCGTTATCTTCGGACCAGCGGTCAACCTTCTTGAACTGACTATGGGCAAGGTAGCGATTGCCTTCGTGATGGTCGTGGCGTTCGCCACTGCCACGGTTGGGACTGCCGAATATCAATGGGTAGGGCGTGATCTTCGAGCGCGCGCCGCGCGGAGCCTGATTGGCCAAGTGCGCAAAGCGATAGAGCTACGTGCTTCCGGTGATTTCCACGCCGCATTACATGCGGCGAATGACATCGCCAAGGCCGTAGAGTCATGGCCATGGGTTTACGCGTTCCGTTCTCAACTTCACGAGGCGCTTGGCTCTAGAACGCGCGCCGTTGCTGACATTGAGCGAGCGCTCGCGCTTGACCCAGCATCTGTGTGGAACCGGGTAGCTCGGGCCGAGCTCCGCATGAAGGAAGACGATGCAACGGGTGCATTGGATGACTTGCGGTCTCTTGGCGACCGACTGCCTGTTGAGCCCACGATACTCAGGCTGCTCGGAAGTGCGCTCAACGCGTCCGGGGCGCGAGCCGAGGCGATACAGGCATTCGATCGGGCATTGGCGTTGGATCCCAATGATTCAGACACTCGCCTGAGCCGTGGGCGCGTTCTGAGCGGCGGTGACGATTCGACCGGACATCACGAGCTACCTGACCTTCTTCGCACGATTGTGCTAGACGAGGGCCAACGTATTGCAGTGGAGGCGGTTGCGAACACCGCACGCAGGCGACTGCACGAGAACGATCTTGATACCGCTATCGAGGACTTCTCTCTGGTGCTCCAACACGATCCCGACAACGTTGAAGCGTTGGTCTATCGCGGCCTAGCACGATCGCGGCGGGGCCAGGTGGATGAATCCACCGCAGACTTTGAGTGCGCGCTGTCCCACGCAGTGAGATTGCCCTGGGTCCTAGAAACGTGGGGAATCGCGGTTCGCGGTCGTCGGGAACTAGACGCGGCCGACGAATTGTTCAGTCGGTCAATTTCGGCCGGCGGGTCCCGACGAAACTACATGCTTCGCGGTTTGCTTCGTGAGACACGTGGCAAGCTTGATGAAGCGCGCGGGGACTTTGAATCGGCCCTCGCCATCGAGCCTAACAATCGCGACGTCAAAGCGCATTGTGCCCGAGTACTCGGACTACTCGGCTCGGCTGAGCGCAGCGAGATCGAGTTTCGAGAACTCACGGAAAAGGACCCGTCGGATGTGCATGCGTTCGAACTGTGGATCCGAACATTGCTCCAGCTGAAAAACGCCGACGAGGCGTTGGTGATATCCGAATCAGCCTTACGCGAGAATCCCTTCGAAGCTCGACTCTATGAACTCCGTAGCCGCGTCTACTTCGCGCTAAAGCGGTTCGGCAGTGCACTTTCAGACATCGAGAGTGCGGAGGCGCTTGGTGGCGAAGCGGCGCTCCTGGCTCTCGATCGCGCCGCCTGCCTGGCAGCGAGTGGGGACATGGAGGCGGCCCTCGCGGCCCTGTCTGTTGTTGCTGATGCTCCGTCGGATTATCAGTTTGCAGCGCTCGCGAATCGCGCGACGCTTAGGCGCGAAGGAGGCGATGTAGAAGGAAGTCTTGCCGACTTCAGCTCCGCCCTCCTCTTGCGGCCAGAGCACCCCAGGTTGCTGATCAGCCGCGGATGCCTACTACTGAGCGAGGGACGGATCGAGGACGCTCGTCTGGACTTCGACGCATCGATTGCTCGTGACCCCGACAACTACATGGCCTACTACCATCGGGCACAAACGCGAGAGGCCTTGCACGACCCGAGCGGGCTACTTCAGGACCTAGATCAAATGGACCGAATCTCCGGCGACCCATCTAAGACTTATGAGTTTCGAGGCTCTGCCCACTTCGCGCTAAAGGAATGGGCCCAAGCTGCATCTTGCTACCGACGAGCGCTCGAAACACTTGAAGGCGATGAAGCGCTGAACATTATGTCTACACTCGCCGCGGTTTACGACAATTCCGGCGACTTCGAAGATGCTGAGGCGTTGCTTCGTCAAGTAGTCCAACGGCGCCCGGAACCAAGCGAAAGGTTGCGTCTGGGCATCGCTCTGAGCCAACTTGGCCGAAGCGACGACGCGAGGCGAGAGTTTGTTGAGGTCAAGGAGGCTCTCGGCGAGAGGGCAGAAGAAGTATTCCGTGCGAACATCGTGCCTGGCGTGCTGCTCGAAGAGGCGGCAGTGTTCTCGGACTGGAAATCCGCGTAG
- a CDS encoding cyanamide hydratase — protein sequence MLTDIPVPDTAAARAARDIAAEYHTPSLLNHVHRSWLWAEGFAIIEGMHGIDHELLYVSALLHDIGIVPAFDNVALAYEDAGGHVAKALTAGAGWPPERRIRAHEVVVRHNWPEVDPAFDPEGHLLEVATALDISGVRPDALPLDFRREVIAAYPRLELAAEFTACVTDQAARKPDTAARRIVDRGVARKLAENPLEALG from the coding sequence ATGCTGACCGACATCCCCGTCCCCGACACCGCCGCCGCCCGCGCGGCCCGCGACATCGCCGCCGAGTACCACACCCCGTCGCTCCTGAACCACGTGCACCGCTCCTGGCTGTGGGCAGAGGGATTCGCGATCATCGAGGGGATGCACGGCATCGACCACGAGCTCCTCTACGTCTCGGCGCTGCTCCACGACATCGGCATCGTGCCCGCATTCGACAACGTCGCCCTCGCCTACGAGGACGCGGGCGGACACGTCGCGAAGGCGCTCACCGCGGGGGCCGGCTGGCCGCCGGAGCGCCGCATCCGTGCCCACGAGGTCGTCGTGCGGCACAACTGGCCGGAGGTGGACCCGGCGTTCGACCCCGAGGGCCACCTGCTCGAGGTGGCGACCGCGCTCGACATCTCGGGGGTGCGCCCGGACGCACTGCCGCTCGACTTCCGGCGCGAGGTCATCGCCGCCTACCCGCGGCTGGAGCTCGCCGCCGAGTTCACGGCGTGCGTCACCGACCAGGCCGCGCGCAAGCCGGACACCGCTGCGCGGCGGATCGTCGACCGCGGCGTCGCGCGCAAGCTGGCCGAGAACCCGCTGGAAGCGCTCGGCTGA